One window from the genome of Paenibacillus azoreducens encodes:
- a CDS encoding DNA topoisomerase 3 — protein MKTLVIAEKPDMGRNIAAVIEPKAKNARTYIEGEQFIITWAIGHLIGLAEPDAYDDKYKKWNINDLPIIPEHFKLKPNPKTKDQLKVIAELAKRSDKLVNACDAGREGQHIFSLIQQHLKLRQPVQRLWISDLTPETIRKGFDELRDGSEFVNLSKAARARSEADWLIGMNGSRAFTTKHNVLLSVGRVQTPVLALVYDRQKEIDAFSSAKFYDVEAYFKQGDSEYKGLWQGERIQDEEKAKSIAAKVRGRDGIIQSYEVKDTKEYPFKLYDLTLLQREANAKFGFSAKKTLDLAQALYEKHKVITYPRTTSNYVTEQNIPQMHKSLEQLRGTDYAKWAGQADKKYVHKNNKSVCNPTKVEDHHAILPTNKMARNLAPDEAKIYDLIVRRFLSHFYPPAEYKVHTIMTEVEKEEFKTTIKQLLSEGWKVIYADQKKDAKKSRSKKSKEDEDEAQNEEEVTTPFELNAKEGVHCVNSEAKEKETQPPKSYTEGTLLKAMESAGKQIEDEELRDAMKDSGLGTPATRAAIIERLKQVGYIVMKGKRIVITQKGKMAVEVIRGAGVDLLTSPEMTGQWERRLNEIAKGTASDENFMANVKKFATMIIGKVKVQPRVAKESFEEKETEAAKPSRSRKKTTAGQKENTASGTAASTSKKSATKSAAKKTKTQTGGETGQTLPPDQLTSKTKMVTAGIAPCPRTGCEGTLIMGRRGYGCSHYKTGCTFVIWKDQFGVSLEPEDIAALAQSGKTARSYTLEDGGQTREGFLVLLDPETGMIGIGS, from the coding sequence TTGAAAACACTAGTCATTGCTGAAAAACCGGATATGGGGCGAAACATTGCGGCGGTGATCGAACCAAAAGCCAAAAATGCCCGCACCTACATAGAAGGCGAACAATTCATCATCACTTGGGCAATCGGGCATCTGATCGGTTTGGCCGAGCCGGATGCGTACGATGACAAATACAAGAAGTGGAATATCAATGATCTGCCGATTATTCCCGAGCATTTCAAGCTGAAGCCCAATCCGAAAACAAAAGACCAGCTTAAGGTCATTGCGGAACTGGCCAAGCGCAGCGATAAGCTCGTTAATGCTTGTGACGCCGGGCGTGAAGGCCAGCATATTTTTTCGCTGATCCAGCAGCATTTGAAGCTGCGCCAACCGGTTCAACGCCTTTGGATTTCGGATTTGACGCCGGAAACGATCAGGAAGGGTTTTGACGAGCTGAGGGACGGCAGCGAATTCGTCAATCTGTCCAAAGCGGCCCGGGCAAGGAGCGAAGCGGATTGGCTGATCGGGATGAACGGCTCCAGAGCTTTTACGACGAAACATAATGTACTGCTGTCGGTCGGACGCGTGCAGACACCCGTGCTTGCATTGGTGTATGACCGGCAAAAAGAAATCGATGCATTCAGCTCTGCCAAGTTTTATGATGTGGAGGCTTATTTCAAGCAGGGCGATTCCGAATACAAGGGATTGTGGCAGGGAGAAAGAATCCAGGACGAGGAGAAAGCCAAATCGATTGCCGCAAAGGTCCGGGGCAGAGATGGAATCATTCAGAGCTATGAAGTAAAAGACACGAAGGAATATCCCTTTAAGCTGTATGATTTAACGCTGCTGCAGCGCGAAGCCAACGCCAAGTTCGGCTTTTCCGCCAAAAAAACGCTGGATCTTGCCCAGGCTTTATACGAAAAACATAAGGTGATCACCTACCCGCGGACGACTTCCAACTATGTCACTGAACAAAACATTCCGCAAATGCATAAATCGCTGGAACAGCTGCGCGGAACGGATTACGCCAAATGGGCCGGGCAGGCGGACAAGAAGTATGTTCACAAAAATAATAAGTCGGTTTGCAATCCGACTAAGGTCGAGGATCACCATGCCATCCTGCCGACCAATAAAATGGCGCGGAACCTGGCGCCGGACGAAGCCAAAATTTATGATTTGATCGTAAGGCGTTTTTTGTCCCATTTTTATCCGCCGGCCGAATATAAGGTTCATACGATTATGACGGAGGTCGAAAAGGAAGAATTCAAAACGACGATCAAGCAGCTGCTGTCCGAAGGCTGGAAGGTCATCTATGCGGATCAGAAAAAAGACGCCAAGAAAAGCCGTTCCAAAAAAAGCAAAGAGGACGAAGACGAAGCGCAAAATGAAGAAGAAGTGACGACTCCGTTCGAACTAAACGCCAAAGAAGGCGTCCATTGCGTTAACAGCGAAGCGAAGGAGAAAGAAACGCAGCCTCCGAAGTCATACACGGAAGGCACCCTGCTGAAAGCGATGGAAAGTGCGGGCAAGCAGATCGAAGACGAGGAATTGCGGGATGCGATGAAGGATTCCGGACTGGGCACGCCGGCAACGCGCGCAGCGATCATCGAGCGGCTTAAACAGGTAGGATATATCGTCATGAAGGGGAAACGGATTGTCATTACGCAAAAAGGGAAGATGGCTGTCGAGGTGATCCGCGGCGCCGGCGTCGATCTGCTGACGTCTCCGGAAATGACCGGGCAATGGGAACGCCGGCTGAACGAAATCGCGAAGGGCACCGCTTCGGATGAAAATTTTATGGCGAATGTGAAAAAGTTTGCGACGATGATTATCGGCAAGGTTAAAGTGCAGCCGCGCGTGGCGAAAGAATCTTTTGAGGAAAAAGAGACCGAAGCCGCCAAGCCGTCCAGAAGCCGAAAAAAAACAACGGCGGGGCAAAAAGAGAACACGGCAAGCGGCACGGCCGCCAGCACCTCAAAAAAGAGCGCAACTAAATCGGCTGCGAAAAAAACGAAGACGCAAACCGGCGGCGAAACGGGACAGACCCTTCCACCGGATCAACTGACATCCAAGACAAAGATGGTCACAGCCGGAATTGCACCATGTCCGAGAACGGGCTGTGAAGGCACGTTAATCATGGGGCGGCGAGGGTACGGCTGCTCACACTACAAAACAGGCTGCACCTTCGTGATTTGGAAGGATCAATTCGGCGTCTCGCTTGAACCGGAAGACATCGCAGCGCTTGCCCAATCCGGAAAAACGGCGAGAAGTTATACGTTGGAAGATGGGGGACAGACCCGGGAGGGATTTTTGGTCCTGCTGGATCCGGAAACGGGTATGATCGGTATCGGGTCCTAG
- a CDS encoding MFS transporter, with protein MSQTNSMNRSSTFHYVILLIVIVVAGVSQGLLLPLLSIFLEQMGVSSSMNGLNAAALYVGSFAMTLVAERTLGMLGFKKLVSFGLVLVLGSVLLFPLVPNIIFWFILRLLVGIGDSAVHYSAQLWVLLVTPEDKRGRNISIYGMSYGLGFSLGPLGIPLLKLGNSVPFLILAVIVLLALLLVLIKLPDLKPEKMDAQQRPAGRFRRSYALAWYALIPALLYGYMESGINSNFPVYGLRVGLSEQQIAFLLPFIGVGGLALQLPLGMLSDRFGRKRILIICGILGGLAFALVPAAGTSTAGILMLLMLAGGMIGSFFSLGLAYAADILPKLLLPAANVIASFHFNIGSIAGPNIGGTLMQYGWNGGMFVVLGAGFIAFGLLGTIVRKRPKSESVL; from the coding sequence TTGTCACAAACCAACAGCATGAATCGCAGTTCGACTTTTCATTATGTCATATTATTGATTGTAATTGTAGTGGCGGGGGTCAGCCAAGGCTTGCTTCTGCCGTTATTATCCATTTTTCTGGAACAAATGGGCGTGTCGTCTTCCATGAACGGTCTTAATGCTGCAGCGCTATATGTCGGCTCCTTTGCGATGACGCTGGTGGCCGAACGAACGCTTGGAATGCTGGGTTTTAAGAAACTCGTCAGCTTCGGGCTGGTGCTTGTTCTGGGATCCGTGCTTTTGTTTCCGCTGGTGCCAAATATCATTTTCTGGTTTATTCTCCGGCTCCTGGTCGGAATCGGGGACAGCGCGGTGCATTACTCTGCACAGCTCTGGGTGCTGCTCGTAACACCCGAAGACAAACGGGGCAGAAATATTTCGATTTACGGCATGTCGTACGGGTTGGGCTTCAGTTTGGGTCCCCTTGGCATACCTCTGCTTAAACTAGGAAACAGTGTCCCGTTCCTGATCCTTGCCGTCATAGTCCTGCTCGCGCTGCTGCTGGTTTTGATCAAGCTGCCGGATCTGAAGCCCGAAAAGATGGATGCGCAGCAGCGCCCGGCCGGGCGGTTCCGCCGCAGCTACGCGCTTGCCTGGTATGCGCTTATACCTGCCCTTCTATACGGTTATATGGAATCGGGAATCAACAGTAATTTCCCTGTGTACGGACTGCGTGTCGGTTTAAGCGAGCAGCAAATCGCGTTTCTCCTTCCTTTTATAGGGGTTGGGGGGCTTGCGCTCCAGCTGCCGCTTGGCATGCTCAGTGACCGATTTGGAAGAAAACGGATCTTGATCATATGCGGCATCCTCGGCGGTTTGGCGTTCGCGCTTGTTCCGGCAGCGGGTACGTCCACAGCGGGAATTTTGATGCTGTTGATGTTAGCCGGCGGCATGATCGGTTCATTTTTCTCTTTGGGTCTGGCGTACGCGGCGGATATTCTCCCTAAACTGCTGCTGCCCGCAGCCAATGTGATCGCTTCCTTCCATTTTAATATCGGCAGCATTGCCGGCCCGAATATCGGCGGAACGCTGATGCAGTACGGCTGGAATGGCGGCATGTTTGTTGTGCTCGGGGCCGGATTTATCGCGTTTGGTTTGCTCGGAACGATCGTGAGAAAAAGACCCAAGTCTGAATCCGTCCTATAG
- a CDS encoding helix-turn-helix domain-containing protein — MLEAMFIRTIGELIHDTRSALHMTLTRLSELSGIHKGTISRIENGNVKRPEFQTVLPLATVLHIPFETLIDYYVEVETRSDHLRSMYETALTQGSSIEQIRKVAAKYLESNEDSFELTGKLFDSIESIKDTSIKCSLYDLIIDYSRSHGIMPFIARGMHRKYLIERNDFKRLKETYYSGKHVLHYTDFLPQEEQIELYYKLGVHAYNLRFYHESIEHCKRIIAEDGGSSPYRVYAFWVLRDAHFALGKYEESELYSLQYKQLNYPDSQEHVGFMEALYNAKKGNAQKATEQLLTFLKTCSDFFVFPATKHLLELYLLQRDFEGAKTLMENSKISLSILDKENPLSYSEFADFLKLQGDYYLAIGDYEKSVSCMMEGALYYSKVGDTNNVRNSQLMIKLVQENDKRIDIEVVKKIQEIFDQWMEDELR; from the coding sequence ATGTTGGAAGCAATGTTCATCAGAACAATCGGGGAACTCATACACGACACAAGAAGTGCATTACACATGACGCTCACACGGTTGTCGGAGCTTTCAGGCATTCACAAAGGAACCATCTCAAGGATTGAGAATGGGAATGTCAAGCGCCCTGAGTTTCAGACGGTGCTCCCATTGGCAACAGTATTACATATCCCTTTTGAAACACTGATAGATTATTATGTTGAGGTTGAAACCAGATCAGATCATTTGAGAAGCATGTATGAAACTGCACTTACACAGGGGAGCAGTATTGAGCAAATTCGGAAAGTCGCCGCAAAATATCTTGAGTCTAACGAAGATAGCTTTGAACTAACTGGAAAACTTTTTGATTCCATTGAATCTATAAAAGATACCTCCATCAAATGTTCCTTATATGACCTCATCATTGACTACTCGCGCTCGCATGGAATTATGCCTTTCATCGCCAGAGGAATGCATCGAAAGTATCTGATCGAACGGAACGATTTTAAAAGATTGAAGGAGACATACTACAGTGGAAAGCATGTTCTTCATTACACCGATTTTTTGCCGCAAGAGGAACAAATTGAATTGTATTATAAACTTGGAGTGCATGCTTATAACTTGAGGTTCTATCATGAAAGCATTGAACACTGTAAAAGAATCATTGCGGAAGATGGTGGTTCAAGTCCCTATAGAGTATATGCATTTTGGGTTCTTAGAGATGCGCATTTTGCTCTCGGTAAATATGAAGAATCAGAACTTTATTCCTTACAATATAAGCAATTAAATTATCCTGACTCCCAAGAACATGTTGGTTTTATGGAAGCTTTGTACAATGCCAAAAAGGGCAATGCCCAAAAAGCTACCGAACAACTCCTAACATTTCTTAAGACTTGTAGTGATTTTTTTGTTTTTCCAGCGACAAAACATCTTCTTGAATTGTACTTGTTACAAAGGGATTTTGAAGGAGCTAAAACTTTAATGGAAAACAGCAAAATAAGCCTATCCATTTTAGACAAAGAAAATCCACTTTCTTATTCTGAATTTGCTGATTTTCTTAAACTTCAAGGCGATTATTATTTAGCTATAGGCGATTACGAAAAGAGTGTTAGTTGTATGATGGAAGGTGCTTTGTATTACTCCAAAGTCGGCGATACGAATAATGTACGCAACAGCCAACTTATGATCAAGCTGGTTCAGGAGAATGACAAGCGGATCGACATTGAGGTTGTGAAAAAAATACAGGAAATCTTTGACCAATGGATGGAAGATGAATTGAGGTAA
- a CDS encoding HAD family hydrolase — protein sequence MNHTFKQHILFDLDDTLIHCNKYFGLVLGEFFELLHHWFGEQTFSTDEIRQKQIEIDVANVSRTGFSSGSFPYSLIETYRYFCRKLDRPIHLEEEQQLNKLGLSVYEHEVEPYPGMVETLETLQRDGHKLYLYTGGEREIQQRKIDQMKLSNYFDDRIYITQHKNESTLEQILQQGSFDRSITWMIGNSLRTDVVPAVTAGLNSIYLKQSDEWLFNIVELQQKPKNPFYTVTSIQEVPGIIDSKVKKQQTQRTLH from the coding sequence ATGAACCATACATTCAAGCAGCATATTTTGTTTGATCTGGATGATACGCTGATCCATTGCAATAAATATTTCGGCTTGGTGCTCGGCGAATTTTTTGAACTGCTGCATCATTGGTTTGGCGAACAGACGTTTTCGACCGATGAAATCCGGCAGAAGCAGATTGAAATTGATGTGGCAAACGTAAGCCGCACCGGCTTCAGCAGCGGCAGCTTCCCATATTCGTTGATCGAAACTTACCGTTATTTCTGCCGGAAATTGGACCGCCCGATTCACTTGGAAGAAGAGCAGCAGCTTAACAAGCTGGGACTCAGCGTATACGAACATGAAGTCGAGCCGTATCCAGGCATGGTGGAGACGCTGGAAACCTTGCAAAGGGATGGCCACAAGCTCTATTTGTATACCGGCGGCGAGCGGGAAATTCAGCAGCGTAAAATCGACCAGATGAAGCTCAGCAATTATTTCGACGACCGGATATATATTACGCAGCATAAAAATGAATCCACATTGGAGCAAATTTTGCAACAAGGCTCCTTTGACCGTTCCATCACCTGGATGATCGGAAATTCACTGCGGACCGATGTTGTCCCTGCCGTCACCGCTGGCCTGAACAGCATCTATCTCAAACAAAGCGACGAATGGCTGTTCAATATCGTCGAGCTTCAACAGAAGCCGAAGAACCCTTTCTATACTGTTACTTCCATTCAAGAAGTTCCCGGGATTATCGATAGCAAGGTCAAAAAGCAACAAACACAACGGACTCTTCACTAA
- a CDS encoding aspartyl-phosphate phosphatase Spo0E family protein: protein MTIEEKINELRKQLVETMGMKWKFTDEEVVRISQQLDAYIVEIQSRRDEKGKTN from the coding sequence ATGACTATAGAGGAAAAAATAAATGAATTAAGAAAACAGTTAGTTGAGACGATGGGAATGAAATGGAAGTTTACAGATGAGGAAGTTGTACGGATCAGTCAACAGCTAGATGCATACATAGTAGAGATACAGTCGCGTCGAGATGAAAAAGGAAAGACAAACTGA
- a CDS encoding phosphonate ABC transporter ATP-binding protein, producing MIRIQHLTKSVGVDKIPVLKDVSLDFQRGEMIAFVGASGSGKSMFLRCLALKEKWDKGTFVVDGVDVFKDPLAGKRKIRREWAYLEQNPQLNLNRKALKNVLIGQAGQTPLWRMATGMVRSDDYMGAMDVIEQMGLLDKAHMKCETLSGGERQRIAIARALVHGAKVILADEPVIGLDPKSQESVMETLKKLCEEERVTVLTVLPLELAERYATRIVGLSDGGFAFDISGRRLTVRERNML from the coding sequence ATGATCAGAATTCAGCATTTAACCAAGTCCGTCGGAGTAGATAAAATACCTGTCCTTAAGGACGTTTCTCTTGATTTTCAGCGGGGGGAAATGATCGCGTTCGTCGGCGCAAGCGGAAGCGGGAAAAGCATGTTCCTGCGCTGTCTGGCGCTCAAAGAGAAATGGGATAAAGGCACTTTTGTGGTCGATGGAGTGGATGTTTTCAAAGACCCTTTGGCAGGAAAAAGAAAAATAAGACGCGAATGGGCATACTTAGAGCAAAACCCTCAATTGAATTTGAACCGTAAAGCCTTAAAAAACGTCCTGATCGGCCAAGCCGGGCAAACACCCCTGTGGCGCATGGCGACAGGGATGGTCCGTTCCGATGATTATATGGGCGCGATGGACGTCATCGAGCAGATGGGCCTGCTTGATAAGGCGCATATGAAATGCGAAACGCTCAGCGGCGGCGAGCGCCAGCGGATCGCGATTGCACGCGCGCTGGTCCATGGCGCCAAGGTGATCCTGGCGGATGAACCCGTCATCGGGCTGGATCCCAAATCCCAGGAAAGCGTGATGGAGACACTGAAAAAGCTGTGCGAGGAGGAGCGGGTTACTGTGCTCACAGTGCTGCCTCTGGAGCTGGCGGAACGTTATGCAACACGGATTGTGGGGCTCTCGGACGGCGGGTTCGCATTCGACATTTCCGGACGCCGGCTTACGGTTCGTGAAAGAAATATGTTATAA
- a CDS encoding DUF6385 domain-containing protein: MPNYNVFQNDPDNLRTLIFGRDSTNTARVIATDTSGNITSVILGGTITSVLGTTITAGTLSSAGTVTNILDGTITSVLGATITAGTLSSAGTVTDILNGTITSVLGATITAGTLSSAGTVTDILNGTITSVLGATITAGTLSSAGTVTDVLNGTITSVLGATITAGTLSSAGTVTDILNGTITSVLGATITAGTLSSAGTVTDILNGTITSVLGATITAGTLSSAGTVTDILNGTITSVLGATITAGTLSSAGTVTDILNGTITSVLGATITAGTLSSAGTVTDILNGTITSVLGATITAGTLSSAGTVTDILNGTITSVLGATITAGTLSSAGTVTDILNGTITSVLGATITAGTLSSAGTVTDILNGTITSVLGATITAGTLSSAGTVTDILNGTITSVLGATITAGTLSSAGTVTNILNGTITSVLGTTVTAGTLSSVTSISQKSFVEQATLGITTGDAFTPLPAVTTGVLGVYSFFVNNTGANPVNTRVEISADGTNYYIDTVGDNPLAAGSVDVLVPARFLKYTRLSYQSATAGSPSTINVIVDAQGT, translated from the coding sequence ATGCCTAACTACAATGTGTTTCAAAATGACCCGGACAACCTTCGTACACTCATTTTCGGTCGGGATTCCACCAACACCGCCCGTGTGATCGCAACGGATACTTCCGGGAATATTACATCCGTTATTCTTGGAGGCACGATTACAAGTGTACTGGGCACCACCATCACCGCTGGTACGCTTTCCTCCGCTGGTACGGTCACCAATATTCTCGATGGTACGATTACTAGCGTTCTTGGTGCTACCATCACCGCTGGTACGCTTTCTTCCGCAGGTACGGTCACGGACATCCTCAACGGTACGATTACTAGCGTCCTCGGCGCTACCATCACCGCTGGTACGCTTTCTTCCGCAGGTACGGTCACTGACATCCTCAACGGTACGATCACTAGCGTTCTTGGCGCTACCATCACTGCCGGTACGCTTTCTTCAGCCGGAACTGTCACGGACGTCCTCAACGGTACGATTACTAGCGTTCTTGGCGCTACCATCACCGCTGGTACGCTTTCTTCCGCCGGAACCGTTACCGACATCCTCAACGGTACGATCACTAGCGTCCTTGGCGCTACCATCACTGCCGGTACGCTTTCTTCAGCTGGAACTGTCACGGACATCCTCAACGGTACGATTACTAGCGTTCTTGGCGCTACCATCACCGCTGGTACGCTTTCTTCCGCAGGTACGGTAACGGACATCCTCAACGGTACAATCACTAGCGTTCTTGGCGCTACTATCACTGCCGGTACGCTTTCTTCCGCCGGAACTGTCACCGACATCCTCAACGGTACGATTACTAGCGTTCTCGGCGCTACCATCACCGCTGGTACGCTTTCTTCGGCTGGAACCGTTACTGACATCCTCAACGGTACGATTACTAGCGTCCTCGGCGCTACCATCACTGCCGGTACGCTTTCTTCCGCCGGAACCGTTACTGACATCCTCAACGGTACGATTACTAGCGTCCTCGGCGCTACCATCACTGCCGGTACGCTTTCTTCCGCTGGAACCGTCACGGACATTCTCAACGGTACGATTACTAGCGTTCTTGGCGCTACCATCACTGCCGGTACGCTTTCTTCCGCTGGAACTGTCACGGACATCCTCAACGGTACGATTACTAGCGTTCTTGGCGCTACCATCACCGCTGGTACGCTTTCTTCCGCCGGTACGGTCACGGACATCCTCAACGGTACGATTACTAGCGTTCTTGGCGCTACCATCACCGCTGGTACGCTTTCTTCCGCCGGCACGGTTACCAACATTCTGAACGGCACCATCACCAGTGTGCTTGGAACCACCGTTACGGCAGGTACTTTAAGCAGTGTAACCTCGATATCCCAGAAGAGTTTTGTCGAACAGGCCACGCTGGGCATTACGACGGGAGACGCATTTACTCCGCTTCCTGCAGTAACCACTGGCGTCCTTGGCGTATATTCCTTCTTTGTCAACAACACGGGTGCCAATCCCGTGAATACCCGGGTCGAAATCAGCGCAGACGGAACGAATTATTATATCGACACCGTCGGGGATAATCCGTTGGCTGCCGGTTCCGTAGACGTGCTCGTGCCGGCGCGCTTCCTTAAATATACCCGTCTCTCCTATCAATCGGCCACGGCAGGATCGCCATCCACCATCAATGTCATCGTTGACGCCCAAGGAACGTAA
- a CDS encoding helix-turn-helix domain-containing protein — METAIIKTIGELIHDARCTLNITLTQLSELSGIYKETISSIEKGDVTQPEFRTILPLARVLNIPFEKLVDYYVEVETRSNHLICIYQAALTQGSSSEVIRKVAAKYLESNDDRLDLIEKLFESIDSIEDTSIKISLYDLIIDYSRLHGIMPYIAKGMYQKYLIERNDFSRLKETYFSGKYVLNYVDFLPLEERVSLFYKLGIHAYTLSYHNECIDHCKEVLKSEGSSYKADAIGVLIDAYFSIEEYTKSELYLIQYKNFIYPHTKENVVLMDAFFNAKKGNINDAIEQLELFLETCSSAFIIPATKQLLELYLMQNDLEGAKSILKNSKVAASVVDDSNPLVCATYADYLQVKGDFYLAAGDIDNSLSHMVESALWYSKISDTTKEKKALNKAMHIHLTNNVSAESTLTKLRDYYRRSIQDLEGLA; from the coding sequence ATGGAAACGGCAATCATTAAAACTATCGGGGAACTAATACACGATGCAAGATGCACATTAAATATAACGCTAACACAGTTGTCGGAGTTGTCGGGCATTTACAAAGAGACCATATCAAGTATTGAGAAAGGGGATGTTACGCAACCCGAATTTCGGACGATTCTCCCACTAGCCAGAGTTTTAAATATACCATTTGAAAAACTGGTTGATTATTACGTAGAGGTTGAAACGAGATCAAATCATTTAATATGTATCTATCAGGCAGCGCTCACACAGGGGAGCAGCAGCGAGGTAATTCGGAAAGTCGCCGCAAAATACCTTGAGTCAAATGATGATCGTTTGGATTTAATTGAGAAACTTTTTGAATCTATTGATTCTATCGAAGATACCTCCATCAAAATATCATTGTATGACCTCATCATTGATTACTCACGCTTACATGGAATTATGCCTTACATAGCCAAAGGAATGTATCAAAAATATCTGATTGAACGGAATGATTTTAGCAGATTAAAGGAAACATACTTCAGCGGAAAATATGTTTTGAATTATGTTGATTTTTTACCACTAGAGGAACGAGTAAGCTTGTTTTATAAGCTAGGAATTCATGCATATACTCTGAGCTATCATAATGAATGCATTGATCATTGCAAAGAAGTCTTGAAGAGCGAAGGGAGTAGTTATAAAGCAGATGCCATTGGTGTCCTTATCGATGCGTATTTCAGCATAGAAGAATACACAAAATCGGAATTGTACCTTATACAATACAAAAATTTCATCTACCCTCACACAAAAGAGAATGTTGTGCTTATGGATGCGTTCTTCAATGCAAAAAAAGGAAACATCAACGATGCTATCGAACAACTTGAATTATTTCTTGAGACATGTAGTAGTGCCTTTATTATTCCTGCGACTAAACAACTACTTGAATTGTACTTAATGCAAAACGATCTGGAGGGTGCAAAATCTATTCTGAAAAACAGCAAGGTAGCTGCCTCTGTTGTGGATGATAGTAATCCATTAGTATGCGCTACATACGCTGATTATCTTCAAGTTAAGGGAGATTTTTATTTGGCTGCAGGTGATATAGATAACAGCTTGTCCCATATGGTAGAAAGTGCCTTGTGGTATTCTAAAATAAGCGATACAACTAAAGAAAAAAAGGCTCTCAATAAAGCAATGCATATCCATTTAACAAATAATGTTTCAGCAGAGTCTACACTAACCAAGTTAAGAGATTACTATCGACGAAGCATACAAGATTTGGAGGGATTAGCATGA
- a CDS encoding ArsR/SmtB family transcription factor, with protein sequence MNYEVKVDVSPIYELLGSLMVYTSKKWVRNLDIGPEWISEVNSKFPPEVSAALAQSSAWSLDDYDILYAWAIHRGNGDSVPCFLECLRETPAEVLLSAAAPYLPDLTIEEASRIRDSYTPLLELWYEHYFKEVEPDIIPLLEEDAIEKKVLLTKMEPMSLVEYASGGLVIENAPEVQTIVLFPTVHNRPINAYCFYKKMMLIQYPVDVPEEDEDEPPTCLLRMTHALSDPKRLRLLRYVAEKPHSLREMVRDLNQSEDLLKHHLMILRVAGLLRIHLGVEEKEKYSIRSDGASELQMFLESYMRL encoded by the coding sequence ATGAACTATGAAGTGAAAGTAGACGTTTCGCCCATATATGAACTGCTTGGCAGTTTAATGGTATATACATCTAAGAAATGGGTTCGCAACCTGGATATTGGACCTGAATGGATCAGTGAAGTGAACAGCAAGTTCCCTCCGGAAGTGTCGGCTGCGCTGGCCCAGAGCTCTGCCTGGTCTTTAGACGATTACGATATTCTGTATGCATGGGCGATCCATCGCGGCAACGGCGATTCCGTTCCATGCTTCCTGGAATGCTTGCGGGAAACACCCGCAGAAGTGCTTCTTTCCGCCGCGGCCCCTTATCTTCCGGATCTCACGATTGAGGAGGCAAGCAGGATCAGGGATTCTTATACGCCGCTGCTCGAGCTTTGGTATGAGCATTATTTCAAGGAAGTGGAGCCGGATATTATCCCGCTGCTCGAAGAGGATGCCATTGAAAAGAAAGTTCTGCTTACGAAAATGGAGCCCATGAGTCTTGTTGAATATGCCTCGGGCGGATTGGTCATCGAAAACGCTCCTGAGGTGCAAACGATCGTTCTCTTCCCTACCGTTCATAACCGTCCGATTAATGCTTATTGTTTCTACAAAAAAATGATGCTGATCCAATACCCCGTAGACGTGCCTGAGGAGGACGAGGACGAGCCGCCAACCTGCCTGCTGCGGATGACCCATGCATTATCCGATCCCAAGCGGCTGCGCCTGCTTCGGTACGTAGCGGAGAAACCGCATTCCCTGAGGGAAATGGTCCGGGATCTGAACCAATCCGAAGATCTCCTCAAACATCATCTGATGATTCTGCGGGTAGCCGGACTGCTGCGGATTCATCTTGGGGTGGAAGAAAAAGAAAAATACAGCATCCGATCGGACGGTGCCTCGGAGCTCCAGATGTTTCTCGAATCTTATATGCGCCTATAA